A region from the Halosolutus gelatinilyticus genome encodes:
- a CDS encoding 50S ribosomal protein L14 yields the protein MEAMKADVTQGLKKGSLVTCADNTGARELKIISVSGYHGTKNRQPKAGLGDKVTVSVTKGTPEMRRQVLEAVVVRQRKSIRRPDGTRVKFEDNAAVIIDENEEPRGTEIKGPIAREVAERFGAIASTATMIV from the coding sequence ATGGAAGCGATGAAAGCCGACGTCACGCAAGGCCTCAAAAAGGGGTCGCTAGTTACGTGCGCCGACAACACCGGCGCGCGCGAGCTGAAGATCATCAGCGTCTCGGGCTACCACGGCACCAAGAACCGCCAGCCGAAGGCGGGACTCGGTGATAAGGTGACCGTCTCGGTCACGAAGGGGACGCCCGAGATGCGCCGGCAGGTCCTCGAGGCCGTCGTCGTCCGCCAGCGGAAGTCGATCCGCCGACCGGACGGGACGCGCGTGAAGTTCGAGGACAACGCCGCCGTCATCATCGACGAGAACGAGGAGCCCCGCGGCACGGAGATCAAGGGGCCGATCGCCCGCGAAGTCGCAGAGCGCTTCGGTGCGATCGCGTCCACCGCGACGATGATCGTATAG
- a CDS encoding 30S ribosomal protein S17 — MAIGLDVETPPEPENPEEYDYEKCPFYGELPVRGQVLEGTVVSTDMEKTVVVEREYDVAVPKYDRYMKRRSRIPAHVPGVLEPLSVGDTVKIAETRPLSKTKSHVVVEVTQEATAEDLAELTSQAEPEPELSAEDLAAGADEGDQ; from the coding sequence ATGGCAATTGGACTAGACGTTGAAACCCCTCCGGAACCAGAGAATCCGGAGGAATACGACTACGAGAAGTGTCCGTTCTACGGCGAGCTTCCCGTTCGAGGGCAAGTCCTCGAAGGGACGGTCGTCTCGACGGACATGGAGAAGACCGTAGTCGTCGAACGAGAGTACGACGTAGCGGTTCCGAAGTACGACCGCTACATGAAGCGACGCTCGCGCATTCCGGCCCACGTGCCGGGCGTGCTCGAGCCGCTCTCGGTCGGTGACACGGTCAAGATCGCAGAGACCCGACCACTGTCGAAGACGAAATCGCACGTGGTCGTCGAAGTAACCCAGGAAGCGACCGCGGAGGACCTCGCCGAGCTCACGAGCCAGGCCGAGCCTGAGCCGGAGCTCTCCGCCGAGGACCTCGCCGCAGGTGCAGACGAGGGTGATCAGTGA
- a CDS encoding ribonuclease P protein component 1 codes for MPLTPETLPRHELNGLPVRVVESDDASREGIEGRVVIETTNTLSIEVRDDGESRVVMVPKSGSVFEFAITDDAADSAKESGTASKLADTQPSAAGDPGDEDRAAGDAGSHRGDPEGDRRAAGEGVAYVTVDGSRLLSRPARRTETTGDSPWQLD; via the coding sequence ATGCCACTGACACCCGAGACGCTGCCGCGACACGAACTCAACGGACTTCCCGTCCGCGTCGTCGAGAGTGACGACGCCTCGCGGGAGGGTATCGAAGGGCGAGTCGTCATCGAGACGACGAACACGCTCTCGATCGAAGTTCGAGACGACGGCGAGTCTCGGGTCGTCATGGTGCCGAAATCGGGCTCGGTGTTCGAATTCGCGATCACAGATGACGCCGCTGACTCCGCCAAGGAGTCGGGGACCGCGTCCAAACTGGCCGACACTCAACCCTCGGCCGCCGGCGATCCCGGCGACGAGGACCGGGCTGCCGGCGATGCCGGCAGCCATCGCGGCGATCCCGAAGGGGACCGCCGCGCAGCTGGCGAGGGCGTGGCCTACGTTACGGTCGATGGATCGCGACTGCTCTCACGACCCGCCCGACGAACCGAAACGACTGGTGATTCACCATGGCAATTGGACTAG
- the rpmC gene encoding 50S ribosomal protein L29: MAILHVEEIRDMTPAERQEELEELETELLNQKSVLAAGGAPENPGRIGELSRTIARIKTIQREEGDLE; encoded by the coding sequence ATGGCAATCTTGCACGTCGAAGAGATCCGCGATATGACCCCCGCCGAACGGCAGGAGGAACTCGAGGAGCTCGAGACGGAGCTGCTGAACCAGAAGTCCGTCCTCGCCGCCGGTGGCGCCCCGGAGAACCCGGGTCGGATCGGCGAACTGAGTCGCACGATCGCGCGGATCAAGACGATCCAGCGAGAAGAGGGGGATCTCGAATGA
- a CDS encoding 30S ribosomal protein S3 — translation MADEHQFIENGLQRSQIDEFFAEELGRAGYGGMEVAKTPMGTQIVLKAEKPGMVIGKGGENIRKVTSALEEKFDLDDPQIDVQEVDEPDLNARIVADRLANALERGWYFRKAGHTTIDRIMDAGALGAEIVLSGKVTGARSRVEKFNRGYIKHNGEPAEEIVDEGQGVAVMKLGTIGVTVKIIPPNAELPDDFQIQEDVDPEELVPDAVEANEAEGVEELLEGEPEETEAADEGAEAPADDAVEPEIDEEDVEEVIEEEVAADDEEDVETPDESPIEEDLDELEEDVEAEAEELVAEMEEDDEGGDD, via the coding sequence ATGGCTGACGAACACCAGTTCATCGAAAACGGCCTGCAGCGGTCCCAGATCGACGAGTTCTTCGCCGAAGAGCTCGGCCGCGCGGGCTACGGCGGTATGGAGGTCGCCAAGACGCCGATGGGAACCCAGATCGTCCTCAAGGCCGAGAAGCCCGGGATGGTAATCGGCAAGGGCGGCGAGAACATCCGGAAGGTCACGAGCGCGCTCGAGGAGAAGTTCGACCTGGACGATCCCCAGATCGACGTCCAGGAAGTCGACGAACCCGACCTCAACGCGCGGATCGTCGCCGATCGGCTCGCGAACGCCTTAGAGCGCGGCTGGTACTTCCGGAAGGCCGGGCACACGACGATCGACCGAATCATGGACGCCGGCGCGCTCGGCGCCGAGATCGTCCTCTCCGGAAAGGTCACCGGCGCCCGCTCGCGCGTCGAGAAGTTCAACCGTGGCTACATCAAGCACAACGGCGAACCCGCCGAGGAGATCGTCGACGAGGGCCAGGGCGTCGCCGTCATGAAGCTCGGCACGATCGGCGTCACGGTGAAGATCATCCCGCCGAACGCCGAATTGCCCGACGACTTCCAGATCCAGGAGGACGTCGACCCCGAGGAACTCGTCCCCGACGCCGTCGAGGCCAACGAGGCCGAAGGCGTCGAGGAGCTCCTCGAGGGTGAACCCGAGGAGACCGAGGCCGCCGACGAAGGCGCCGAGGCCCCGGCCGACGACGCCGTCGAGCCGGAGATCGACGAGGAGGACGTCGAGGAGGTCATCGAGGAAGAAGTCGCCGCTGACGACGAGGAAGACGTCGAGACCCCCGACGAGTCCCCGATCGAGGAGGACCTCGACGAACTCGAGGAGGACGTCGAAGCCGAAGCCGAAGAGCTCGTCGCCGAGATGGAAGAGGACGACGAGGGAGGTGACGACTGA
- a CDS encoding 50S ribosomal protein L22 — MGINYSVDADPDTTAKAMLRERHMSHKHSKEVAREIKGRTVANAQAYLQDVIDEKQSVPFKSHNTGAGHRSDVEGWDAGKYPEKVSEAFLDLLENVEGNADHQGFDGASMEIAHVAAHKVGESVGRKPRAMGRASAWNTPQVDVEIVVEEPEDEEGEN; from the coding sequence ATGGGAATCAACTACTCAGTCGACGCGGATCCGGACACCACCGCGAAAGCGATGCTCCGGGAGCGTCACATGAGCCACAAGCACAGCAAGGAGGTCGCCCGCGAGATCAAGGGTCGAACCGTCGCGAACGCTCAGGCGTACCTGCAGGACGTGATCGACGAGAAGCAGTCGGTCCCGTTCAAGTCCCATAACACCGGCGCCGGACACCGCTCCGACGTCGAAGGTTGGGACGCCGGCAAGTACCCCGAGAAGGTCTCGGAGGCGTTCCTCGATCTCCTCGAGAACGTCGAGGGAAACGCCGACCACCAGGGCTTCGACGGCGCGTCGATGGAGATCGCCCACGTCGCCGCCCACAAGGTCGGCGAGTCCGTCGGCCGCAAACCGCGCGCGATGGGCCGGGCGTCCGCCTGGAACACGCCGCAGGTCGACGTCGAGATCGTCGTGGAAGAGCCCGAGGACGAGGAGGGTGAGAACTAA
- a CDS encoding 30S ribosomal protein S19: protein MSQEYRTGREGEEFTYRGYTLDELQDMELEEVAELLPARKRRSIERGLSVEKRKLLEEAREKDEEETANAPIRTHLRDMPVLPEFVGLTFEVYTGQAFERVRVEPEMIGHYLGEFQLTRTSVEHGQAGIGATRSSKFVPLK, encoded by the coding sequence ATGAGCCAGGAGTACAGAACCGGCCGCGAAGGTGAGGAGTTCACCTACCGCGGCTACACGCTCGACGAGCTGCAGGACATGGAGCTCGAGGAAGTCGCGGAACTGCTGCCCGCTCGCAAGCGGCGAAGTATCGAACGCGGTCTCTCCGTCGAGAAGCGAAAGCTGCTCGAGGAGGCCCGCGAGAAGGACGAGGAAGAGACTGCGAATGCGCCGATCCGGACGCACCTGCGCGACATGCCGGTGCTGCCGGAGTTCGTCGGCCTGACCTTCGAGGTCTACACCGGCCAGGCGTTCGAGCGCGTCCGCGTCGAACCCGAGATGATCGGACACTATCTCGGCGAGTTCCAGCTGACCCGGACGTCCGTCGAACACGGACAGGCCGGCATCGGCGCGACTCGATCCTCGAAGTTCGTCCCACTGAAGTGA
- a CDS encoding 50S ribosomal protein L2: protein MGRRILGQRRGRGTPTFRAPSHRYKAKLDHKKAEDGDVVRGTVVDIEHDPARSAPVAAIEFEDGEQRLVLAPEGITVGEEIQVGVSAEIKPGNTLPLAEIPEGVPVCNVEANPGDGGKFARASGVNADLITHDRNAAVVQLPSGEVKRLDPQCRATIGVVAGGGRTEKPIVKAGKKYHKMKARGSKWPRVRGVAMNAVDHPFGGGGRQHPGKPKSVSRNAPPGRKVGDISSRRTGRGGNK, encoded by the coding sequence ATGGGACGACGCATTCTCGGACAACGGCGCGGACGCGGTACGCCGACGTTCCGCGCCCCGTCGCACCGCTACAAGGCGAAACTCGACCACAAGAAGGCCGAGGACGGCGACGTCGTTCGCGGCACGGTCGTGGACATCGAACACGACCCGGCTCGATCGGCGCCCGTCGCCGCCATCGAGTTCGAGGACGGCGAGCAGCGACTCGTCCTCGCGCCCGAGGGCATCACGGTCGGCGAGGAGATTCAGGTCGGCGTCTCGGCGGAGATCAAGCCCGGCAACACCCTTCCGCTCGCGGAGATTCCGGAGGGCGTTCCGGTCTGTAACGTCGAGGCGAACCCGGGCGACGGCGGCAAGTTCGCCCGCGCCTCGGGCGTCAACGCGGACCTGATCACCCACGATCGAAACGCCGCGGTCGTCCAGCTTCCAAGCGGCGAGGTCAAGCGCCTCGATCCGCAGTGTCGCGCCACCATCGGCGTCGTCGCCGGCGGCGGTCGCACGGAGAAGCCGATCGTCAAGGCGGGGAAGAAGTACCACAAGATGAAAGCCCGGGGCTCGAAGTGGCCCCGCGTCCGCGGTGTCGCGATGAACGCCGTCGACCACCCGTTCGGTGGCGGCGGTCGTCAGCACCCCGGCAAGCCCAAGTCCGTCTCGCGGAACGCTCCGCCGGGACGGAAGGTGGGTGACATCTCCTCGCGCCGTACCGGGCGAGGTGGAAACAAATGA
- a CDS encoding 50S ribosomal protein L23 yields MTGIIEHPLVTEKAMNDMDFENKLQFIVNADATKPEIRDEVEERFDISVDTINTQITMKGKKKATVKLSEDDDAQEVASRIGVF; encoded by the coding sequence ATGACCGGCATCATCGAACACCCGCTGGTCACGGAGAAGGCGATGAACGACATGGACTTCGAGAACAAGCTCCAGTTCATCGTCAACGCCGACGCCACCAAGCCCGAGATTCGGGACGAAGTCGAGGAGCGCTTCGACATCTCGGTCGACACTATCAACACCCAGATCACGATGAAGGGGAAGAAGAAAGCAACCGTCAAACTCTCCGAGGACGACGACGCACAGGAAGTCGCCTCGCGAATCGGGGTGTTCTGA
- the rpl4p gene encoding 50S ribosomal protein L4 produces MDATVRDLDGSDAGQIELPAVFETTYRPDLIARAVRAAQANRKQDYGADEFAGMRTPAESFGSGRGMAHVPRQDGRGRRVPQTIKGRKAHPPKAEKDWTESINTKEKKLAVRSAIAATTDADLVAERGHKFDDDTELPLVVSDDFESLEKTKEVVEFLEAAGLDADVERADEGRSIRSGRGKTRGRKYKQPKSVLFVTSSETGPSRAARNLAGADVATAAEVNAEDLAPGAQPGRLTVWTESALEEVADR; encoded by the coding sequence ATGGACGCAACAGTACGAGACCTGGACGGTTCGGACGCGGGGCAGATCGAGCTCCCGGCGGTCTTCGAGACCACCTACCGCCCGGACCTGATCGCCCGCGCCGTTCGAGCCGCGCAGGCAAACCGGAAACAGGACTACGGCGCCGACGAGTTCGCCGGCATGCGAACGCCGGCCGAGTCGTTCGGCAGCGGCCGGGGCATGGCCCACGTCCCCCGACAGGACGGACGCGGTCGCCGCGTCCCCCAGACTATCAAGGGGCGCAAGGCCCACCCGCCGAAAGCCGAGAAGGACTGGACCGAATCGATCAACACGAAAGAGAAGAAGTTGGCCGTCCGCAGCGCGATCGCCGCGACGACCGACGCCGACCTCGTCGCCGAGCGCGGTCACAAGTTCGACGACGACACGGAGTTGCCGCTGGTCGTCAGCGACGATTTCGAGAGTCTGGAGAAGACGAAGGAAGTCGTCGAGTTCCTCGAGGCCGCCGGCCTCGACGCGGACGTCGAACGCGCCGACGAGGGCCGCAGCATCCGATCGGGTCGCGGCAAGACCCGCGGACGCAAGTACAAACAGCCCAAGTCGGTCCTCTTCGTCACGTCGAGCGAGACCGGCCCGTCACGCGCGGCCCGGAACCTCGCCGGCGCGGACGTTGCGACGGCCGCGGAGGTCAACGCGGAGGACCTCGCGCCGGGCGCCCAGCCCGGTCGCCTGACCGTCTGGACCGAGAGCGCGCTCGAGGAGGTGGCCGACCGATGA
- a CDS encoding 50S ribosomal protein L3: MPQKNTPRKGSLGFGPRKRATSEVPRFNSWPDDDGQPTLQGFAGYKAGMTHVVMVDDQANSPTEGMEQTVPVTIVETPPMRAVALRAYEDTPYGKKPITEVWTDEFVPELDRVLDLPGDDYDADAAEDELRGLVEEGRVDDVRVITHTVPAEVPSVPKKKPDVMETRVGGGSVEERVDFALELLAEGGEHVMNDVFRAGEYVDASGVTKGKGTQGPVKRWGVQKRKGKHARQGWRRRIGNLGPWNPSRVRSTVPQQGQTGYHQRTELNKRLVDIGDGDDATVDGGFVNYGEVDGPHALIKGSLPGPNKRLVRFRPAIRPGGQPRLDPEVRYVSTASNQG, from the coding sequence ATGCCACAAAAAAACACACCACGCAAAGGCTCACTCGGGTTCGGCCCACGCAAGCGTGCGACCAGCGAGGTCCCGCGCTTTAACTCGTGGCCGGACGACGACGGACAGCCGACGCTCCAGGGTTTCGCGGGCTACAAGGCCGGCATGACCCACGTCGTTATGGTCGACGATCAAGCGAACTCGCCGACCGAGGGGATGGAACAGACCGTTCCCGTGACGATCGTGGAGACGCCGCCGATGCGCGCGGTTGCGCTGCGAGCGTACGAAGACACGCCGTACGGAAAGAAGCCGATCACCGAGGTCTGGACCGACGAGTTCGTTCCCGAACTCGATCGCGTCCTCGACCTGCCCGGTGACGACTACGACGCCGACGCCGCCGAAGACGAACTCCGCGGCCTCGTAGAAGAGGGACGCGTCGACGACGTGCGCGTCATCACGCACACGGTTCCCGCCGAGGTCCCCTCGGTGCCGAAGAAGAAACCGGACGTGATGGAGACGCGCGTCGGCGGCGGCTCCGTCGAGGAGCGCGTCGACTTCGCCCTCGAGCTGCTCGCCGAGGGCGGCGAACACGTCATGAACGACGTGTTCCGCGCCGGCGAGTACGTCGACGCCAGCGGCGTCACGAAAGGGAAAGGGACCCAGGGCCCCGTCAAGCGGTGGGGCGTCCAGAAGCGCAAGGGCAAACACGCCCGGCAGGGATGGCGCCGCCGCATCGGGAACCTCGGTCCCTGGAATCCGTCCCGCGTCCGGTCGACGGTCCCCCAGCAGGGTCAGACCGGCTACCACCAGCGGACGGAACTGAACAAGCGCCTCGTCGACATCGGCGACGGCGACGACGCGACGGTCGACGGCGGCTTCGTCAACTACGGCGAAGTCGACGGACCGCACGCGCTAATCAAGGGCTCGCTCCCCGGGCCGAACAAGCGCCTCGTGCGCTTCCGCCCGGCGATCCGACCCGGAGGACAGCCGCGCCTCGATCCCGAGGTGCGCTACGTCTCCACCGCATCCAACCAGGGATAA
- a CDS encoding RNA methyltransferase encodes MTVSVLVPSSLTREAEDKREATRKLGYVARAATIFRADRLIVFPDREGETGRYDGGFVSTVLRYAATPPYLRNEVWGMRDELEYAGILPPLRAASQTGSESNGSGSSRQGIVTEVGPEGRVRVNCGLQHPISLNVPPKMAVEEGERVTVRISSRRPVRAKLVDEPLPGLSVEQTDLRAALGREDAGVRIASSRYGEELTVGRLETLAGRVERDGMTVAFGSPERGLPDILDIEASAVEPSSDRDGEAGTDDGVEPTADPGFDLWLNTVPNQGSEVVRTEEALFATLATLSLRA; translated from the coding sequence ATGACCGTCAGCGTACTCGTGCCGTCGTCGCTCACCCGGGAAGCCGAGGACAAACGCGAGGCCACTCGCAAACTCGGCTACGTCGCCCGCGCGGCGACGATCTTCCGGGCCGATCGCCTGATCGTCTTCCCCGATCGGGAGGGCGAGACTGGGCGATACGACGGCGGGTTCGTAAGCACCGTGTTGCGGTACGCCGCAACGCCGCCGTACCTCCGAAACGAGGTGTGGGGGATGCGCGACGAACTGGAGTACGCGGGCATCCTGCCGCCGCTCCGCGCGGCGTCACAGACCGGCTCCGAATCGAACGGTTCGGGGTCGTCAAGACAAGGGATCGTGACCGAGGTCGGACCTGAAGGGCGCGTCCGGGTCAATTGCGGCTTGCAACACCCGATCTCCCTCAACGTACCGCCGAAAATGGCGGTCGAGGAGGGGGAGCGCGTGACCGTCAGGATCTCTTCGCGACGACCGGTCCGGGCGAAGCTCGTCGACGAGCCCCTTCCGGGGCTTTCCGTCGAGCAGACGGACCTACGGGCAGCACTCGGCCGTGAGGACGCCGGCGTCCGTATCGCGTCGTCCCGCTACGGTGAGGAACTCACCGTCGGGCGACTCGAGACGCTGGCCGGACGGGTCGAACGGGACGGAATGACCGTCGCCTTCGGCTCGCCCGAGAGAGGGCTGCCGGACATCCTCGACATCGAGGCATCGGCCGTCGAACCGTCGTCCGATCGGGACGGCGAGGCGGGGACCGATGACGGAGTCGAACCCACTGCCGATCCGGGGTTCGACCTCTGGCTGAACACGGTTCCGAATCAGGGTAGCGAGGTCGTGCGAACGGAAGAAGCGCTGTTCGCCACCCTCGCAACCCTCTCACTGAGAGCGTGA
- a CDS encoding sensor histidine kinase: protein MFSDDIDQVDTIDLLRETWYRMEYALEVTDAVIWDWDHRTNTVTFYPSALGIYGRVVETTDEFLDIVHPDDEERVEAVFESMGSEFGSTTAEFRIRKYGEIRWIEARGRVEEADDGAPVRSVGVARDVTEKKRQELELQEKTERLEEFASVLSHDLRNPLTVAKGYLELAQMDCESEHFEHVAQAHDRMEALIEDLLTLAREGADCITLADVSLAETAAQAWETVDTAAASLRVETDAVIRADRNRLQQLLENLIRNAVEHGGVDVTVRIGDLDDATGFYVEDDGRGIPEAEHEQVFEGGYSTSHEGTGFGLAIVEGIAVSHGWSVAIADSDAGGVRVEVTGVESNE from the coding sequence ATGTTTTCTGACGATATCGATCAAGTGGACACCATCGATCTCCTTCGGGAGACGTGGTACCGCATGGAGTACGCGCTCGAAGTCACGGACGCGGTGATCTGGGACTGGGATCACCGGACGAATACCGTGACGTTTTATCCCTCAGCGCTGGGAATCTACGGTCGAGTCGTCGAAACGACCGACGAATTTCTCGATATCGTACATCCCGACGACGAAGAGCGAGTGGAAGCGGTGTTCGAGTCGATGGGATCCGAGTTCGGCTCGACCACGGCCGAATTTCGTATCCGCAAATACGGAGAAATCCGCTGGATCGAAGCCAGAGGGCGCGTCGAGGAGGCCGACGATGGCGCGCCGGTTCGATCGGTCGGCGTCGCGCGAGATGTCACCGAGAAGAAACGACAGGAGCTGGAACTCCAGGAAAAGACGGAGCGCCTGGAGGAGTTTGCCAGCGTTCTCAGCCACGACCTTCGCAATCCGCTCACCGTCGCGAAGGGGTATCTCGAACTCGCTCAGATGGACTGCGAGAGCGAGCACTTCGAACACGTCGCTCAGGCCCACGATCGAATGGAGGCGCTGATAGAGGATCTCCTGACGCTGGCACGAGAAGGGGCGGACTGCATTACGCTCGCGGACGTCTCGCTCGCCGAGACCGCCGCACAGGCCTGGGAAACGGTCGATACGGCCGCCGCCTCGCTTCGTGTCGAGACGGACGCCGTTATCCGAGCCGACCGCAATCGGCTCCAACAGCTCCTCGAGAACCTCATTCGAAACGCGGTCGAACACGGGGGTGTGGACGTGACGGTACGGATCGGCGACCTCGACGACGCAACCGGCTTCTACGTCGAGGACGACGGCCGCGGCATTCCCGAAGCGGAGCACGAGCAGGTCTTCGAGGGCGGCTACTCGACGTCTCACGAGGGGACCGGGTTCGGACTGGCGATCGTCGAGGGGATCGCGGTGAGTCACGGCTGGAGCGTAGCGATTGCGGACAGTGACGCCGGCGGCGTTCGGGTCGAAGTTACCGGCGTCGAGAGCAACGAGTGA
- a CDS encoding HalOD1 output domain-containing protein — MQPKTTPPDETNEFRYDQANDRYVFHYDNDGSATITATIVHALASIVDTDVSQGEFSLYDSVDPDALERIFSKKMDGSERTGGHVAFTALDHEVYVYANGDVIIYPPAASPQ; from the coding sequence ATGCAACCGAAAACAACACCCCCAGACGAGACGAACGAATTTCGGTACGACCAGGCCAACGATCGGTACGTCTTCCACTACGACAACGACGGCAGTGCGACGATCACTGCGACGATCGTTCACGCGCTCGCGTCCATCGTAGACACAGACGTCTCGCAGGGAGAGTTCTCGCTCTACGACAGCGTCGACCCGGACGCTCTCGAGCGGATCTTTAGCAAGAAAATGGACGGATCCGAGCGGACCGGCGGTCACGTCGCGTTCACCGCGCTCGATCACGAGGTGTACGTGTACGCGAACGGTGACGTGATCATCTACCCGCCGGCCGCGTCCCCGCAGTAA
- a CDS encoding MTH1187 family thiamine-binding protein, with amino-acid sequence MTVIALLSVAPVIEGSMAGEVAKAVAALDEYDVEYETNPMGTVIEAESTDELFAAAQAAHDAVDGDRVSTVLKIDDKRTRETSAREKVDAVAEELGRQPTSRPE; translated from the coding sequence ATGACGGTCATTGCACTGTTGAGCGTGGCACCGGTGATCGAAGGCAGCATGGCGGGCGAGGTCGCCAAGGCTGTCGCGGCGCTCGACGAGTACGACGTCGAGTACGAGACGAACCCGATGGGAACCGTGATCGAGGCCGAGAGTACGGACGAACTGTTCGCGGCCGCGCAGGCCGCCCACGACGCGGTCGACGGCGACCGGGTGAGCACCGTCCTCAAGATCGACGACAAGCGGACGCGGGAGACTTCCGCCCGGGAGAAGGTCGACGCCGTCGCCGAGGAACTCGGTCGGCAGCCGACGAGTCGACCCGAGTGA
- a CDS encoding heavy-metal-associated domain-containing protein: MEQTTLEVAGMACDGCERNVTETLETLAGISSATANHEADEVRVEHDESIDVGTIESAIEDAGYEVTP; the protein is encoded by the coding sequence ATGGAACAGACGACCCTCGAGGTCGCCGGGATGGCCTGCGACGGCTGCGAACGGAACGTCACCGAGACGCTCGAAACCCTCGCCGGGATCTCGTCAGCGACGGCGAATCACGAAGCCGACGAGGTGCGCGTCGAACACGACGAGTCGATCGACGTCGGGACGATCGAGAGCGCGATCGAAGACGCGGGGTACGAGGTCACACCGTAG
- the mch gene encoding methenyltetrahydromethanopterin cyclohydrolase — protein MESLNRMAIELVDEALDYAEELNVGGYDLENDATVLDFGVEFDGGVEAALLLTEIQTAGLATPSYELDELDGVPLPYVELTSDQPALSLLCSQKAGWELATEDFEGLGSGPARALVAEESEFRRIGYTDVFDLTALAVETDDLPPESAAEQVAELAEVGTSGVFLLAYRTASLAGSITNAARAAELATFRLSELGYDPLDVVSATGRAPVPPVADDERTAIARTNDAIAYGGTAHLTVREDAEFFDDVPSTVADEHGEPFADLFADLDWEFEEVPADLFAPAEVTIDVLGGPTYVHGETDEDLVADSFGL, from the coding sequence ATGGAGAGTCTCAATCGGATGGCGATCGAGCTGGTCGACGAAGCCCTCGATTACGCCGAGGAGTTGAACGTCGGGGGGTACGACCTCGAAAACGACGCGACCGTCCTCGACTTCGGGGTGGAGTTCGACGGCGGCGTCGAGGCGGCGCTCCTGCTCACCGAGATCCAGACGGCCGGGCTGGCGACGCCGAGTTACGAGCTCGACGAACTCGACGGCGTTCCGCTCCCGTACGTCGAACTGACCAGCGACCAGCCGGCGCTGTCGCTGCTGTGCTCCCAGAAGGCGGGCTGGGAGCTCGCGACCGAGGACTTCGAGGGGCTGGGAAGTGGGCCGGCCCGCGCGCTGGTCGCCGAGGAATCGGAGTTCCGGCGGATCGGCTACACCGACGTCTTCGACCTCACCGCGCTCGCCGTCGAGACGGACGACCTCCCGCCCGAGTCCGCCGCCGAGCAGGTCGCCGAGCTCGCCGAGGTGGGGACGAGCGGCGTCTTCCTGCTCGCTTACCGGACCGCGAGCCTCGCGGGCTCGATCACGAACGCCGCTCGCGCGGCCGAACTCGCCACGTTCCGGCTGTCCGAACTCGGTTACGACCCGCTCGATGTCGTTTCCGCGACGGGTCGCGCCCCCGTTCCTCCCGTCGCCGACGACGAGCGGACGGCGATCGCCCGCACGAACGACGCGATCGCCTACGGCGGGACCGCACACCTGACCGTCCGCGAGGACGCGGAGTTCTTCGACGACGTCCCCTCGACGGTCGCCGACGAACACGGCGAGCCGTTCGCCGACCTCTTCGCCGATCTCGACTGGGAGTTCGAGGAGGTCCCCGCCGACCTGTTCGCGCCCGCGGAGGTGACGATCGACGTGCTGGGCGGGCCGACGTACGTCCACGGCGAGACGGACGAGGATCTAGTCGCCGACTCGTTCGGGCTGTGA